Genomic window (Nitrospirota bacterium):
CCGCAAATTTATCGGAATTCAGAAGAATGGAAAGCGCAAAGAATAATACAATACTGAATTTCCTTAAAATCATTTATTATAAATATACCCTATGAGATTAAAAGTCAACATAACTGGACTTGTCCAGGGAGTGGGTTTCAGGCCTTTTGTCTACAGGCTGGCTGAGGAATTGGGATTGAGAGGATATGTGTTAAACGATACAGCCGGCGTACTGATCGAGGCCGAGGGGGAGAAGGGAAGCCTCGATGAGTTCCTCGTCCGTGTGGAAAAAGATAGACCCGCGATCTCAAAGATCTACAGCCTCCGCCATACCTTCCTTGAAGAATCCGGCTTAGAAGAATTCGAGATACGTGAAAGCAAAGAAGAGGGAGGTAAAAGGGCGTTCATCCTTCCCGACATTGCCGTCTGTGATGAATGTCTGAATGAAATTACAAATCCAAAAGACCGCAGGTTCCTCTATCCCTTTACAAACTGCACAAACTGCGGGCCCCGGTTTACCATTATCAACAAACTGCCCTATGACAGAAAAAATACTTCCATGAAAGATTTCAGGATGTGTCTGAAATGTGAGAAGGAATATAACCTCGCCGAGGACAGGAGATTTCACGCCCAGCCTGACGCGTGTCATGAATGCGGGCCGTGGATAAGCCTCTATGACTGCGATGGCGCGTTATTATGTGAAAAAGAAGAGGCGCTTGAAAAGGCCGTAAACCTGGTCCGCAAAGGGCATATCGTTGCCGTTAAAGGCATTGGCGGATATCATCTGATCTGCGACGCAACAAATGAAGACGCTGTCAGCAGGTTGAGACAAAAAAAACACCGGGAGGAAAAGCCCCTTGCTGTAATGTTCCCTGATCTGGATTCAATAAGGAAAGAAGCGCATCTCAACATGCTCGAGGAGCGCGCGGTACAGGCGATAGAGAGGCCGGTTGTAATAGTCAAAAAAAGAGAGGGCACAGCTCTCGCCCGTTCTGTTTCGCCCGGCAACAGCACTGCCGGAGTATTTCTTCCCTATACGCCGCTGCATCATTTAATTTTAAAAAAACTGAAAAAGCCTGTTGTGGCCACAAGCGCCAACACCACGGACGAACCGATTGCAAAAGATCAAGCTGACGCCCTTTCCCGGCTCTCAGCGATAGCCGACTATTTTCTCTCGCATAACAGGGAGATCGTCAGAAGGTGTGATGATTCCGTCGTAAGAATTGTGGCGGAAAGGCAGATGCCGGTAAGGCGTTCAAGAGGTTTTGCGCCTCTGCCTGTAAACGTGCCTTTCAAATTCAATAAACCCGTCCTCGCCCTGGGGCCTTTCATGAACAACACCATCGCGCTGGGCATTGATGACAGGGTGTTTTTGTCCCAGCATATAGGAGACCTCGATACTCCGCTCGCAGTGGAATTTTATGATGAGACGATAAAAGATTTTCTCAGGTTATTTGACGTTAAACCCGAAATAGTTGTTTCGGATCTGCATCCCGGATATTACAGCACAAAATACGGTGAAGCGCATTACGCGGACAGGCTGGTAAAGGTGCAGCACCATTATGCCCACATATTATCGTGCATGGTTGAAAATGAAATACCTGAAGATGCGGAAGTAATAGGTTTCGCGTTTGACGGGACTGGTTACGGGACTGACAAAACCATCTGGGGCGGTGAGGTTTTGATATCTTCATACAGGGGATTTAAGAGGGCGTATCATTTACAACCCTATAAACTTCCGGGCGGGGAGAAGGCTGTTAAAGAGCCTTGCAGGACGGCCCTTTCTCTTTTATACGAGACGTTTGGTGAAAGGACAAAAACTTTTGATTTCATCCCCCTGAGCGAAGAGGAGAGATCGTTCCTGATCAACATGATGGAAAAGGACATTAACTCCCCGCTCACAACAAGCATGGGAAGACTCTTTGACGGGGTTGCCTCTATTGCCGGATTAAAGCACAGGGCATCCTACCACGCCCAGGCCGCTATTGAACTGGAACAGGCGGCTGTGAAATCTGACATAACCGGCTCGTATCCGGTTGTTGTCAAAAACAACATGATTTATCAATTCACTGCCATCGATAGCATAGTCGATGATCTAAAGGCCGGGACCCCTACTGAGGTGATTGCAAAGAAATTCCACAATACGGTCGTCGGGATAATCGTTAACATTTCAGAGTCCGTCAGGGATGAAACCGGCATAACCGCCGTTGCATTATCAGGAGGAGTATTTCAAAACGCGGTGTTGCTTGAAAACACCTTCCGGCGTCTTAAAGAAACCGGGTTCAGGCCGCTGGTCCACCAGCTTGTCCCTCCAAATGACGGCGGCATAGCCCTCGGCCAGGCTGCTTACGGCAGGTCCATATGATTGAAGAACGTGTTGAAACATGGAACCTGAGGGCGTGGCTGTGGGTTTTTTTATGCGCCGCTGGTATCATGGCCACGGTCCCTGTCGCGCGGGGTGTTCAACGGCTTGTTTATAAAACAGCCGGACGGGAGTTTTTTACTTATTCGGTACTTTTTGTTGTCGCGATCGGACTGGCTGCGGTCATCTGTTTTTTTATTTTTAAACTGAAGATAAAAAATGCTTCCCAGTACATTTGGATTTTCGCGTGCGCAGGGCTGTATTCATACTTCACTATACATATACAAAGTCCTGAAGAGGCGGTCCATTTTATTGAATACGGGCTGCTGTCGTATTGCCTGTTCAATGCGCTCAGCTACCGGATCCAAGACCGGACAATATACTTGACCACTGTTTTATGCGTGTTGTTATTTGGCACGGCGGACGAGTTTTTTCAGTGGTTAATACCGCAAAGATTCTGGGATTTCAGGGATGTGGGCTTTAACACCCTTGGAGGAGGGATCTTTCAACTCGCGATGTGGAAAGGGATCAAACCGGGAGTTATCAGTAAGCCTGTAAAGAAACTCTCTGTCAGCCTGCTTGCCGGAATTAT
Coding sequences:
- a CDS encoding VanZ family protein, with translation MIEERVETWNLRAWLWVFLCAAGIMATVPVARGVQRLVYKTAGREFFTYSVLFVVAIGLAAVICFFIFKLKIKNASQYIWIFACAGLYSYFTIHIQSPEEAVHFIEYGLLSYCLFNALSYRIQDRTIYLTTVLCVLLFGTADEFFQWLIPQRFWDFRDVGFNTLGGGIFQLAMWKGIKPGVISKPVKKLSVSLLAGIITIDLIIIGLCLSNTPDAVNWYTGAFTGLSWLRAEEPMIKYNHKHAGPGGILSFFTPGTVWLLIIVLLFVVWTFAAYWKKTIGLNRRESSNEHKD
- the hypF gene encoding carbamoyltransferase HypF, whose amino-acid sequence is MRLKVNITGLVQGVGFRPFVYRLAEELGLRGYVLNDTAGVLIEAEGEKGSLDEFLVRVEKDRPAISKIYSLRHTFLEESGLEEFEIRESKEEGGKRAFILPDIAVCDECLNEITNPKDRRFLYPFTNCTNCGPRFTIINKLPYDRKNTSMKDFRMCLKCEKEYNLAEDRRFHAQPDACHECGPWISLYDCDGALLCEKEEALEKAVNLVRKGHIVAVKGIGGYHLICDATNEDAVSRLRQKKHREEKPLAVMFPDLDSIRKEAHLNMLEERAVQAIERPVVIVKKREGTALARSVSPGNSTAGVFLPYTPLHHLILKKLKKPVVATSANTTDEPIAKDQADALSRLSAIADYFLSHNREIVRRCDDSVVRIVAERQMPVRRSRGFAPLPVNVPFKFNKPVLALGPFMNNTIALGIDDRVFLSQHIGDLDTPLAVEFYDETIKDFLRLFDVKPEIVVSDLHPGYYSTKYGEAHYADRLVKVQHHYAHILSCMVENEIPEDAEVIGFAFDGTGYGTDKTIWGGEVLISSYRGFKRAYHLQPYKLPGGEKAVKEPCRTALSLLYETFGERTKTFDFIPLSEEERSFLINMMEKDINSPLTTSMGRLFDGVASIAGLKHRASYHAQAAIELEQAAVKSDITGSYPVVVKNNMIYQFTAIDSIVDDLKAGTPTEVIAKKFHNTVVGIIVNISESVRDETGITAVALSGGVFQNAVLLENTFRRLKETGFRPLVHQLVPPNDGGIALGQAAYGRSI